The following proteins are encoded in a genomic region of Sulfurospirillum arsenophilum NBRC 109478:
- a CDS encoding F0F1 ATP synthase subunit C, which translates to MKKILFLMVAFATLAFAGEGETVKAYSALAVGIVLGLAALGGAIGMGNTASSAISGTARNPGLGGKLVTTMFIALAMIEAQVIYALVISLILLYKNPFLG; encoded by the coding sequence TTGAAAAAGATTCTTTTTTTAATGGTAGCATTTGCAACATTAGCGTTTGCAGGTGAGGGTGAAACAGTTAAAGCTTACTCAGCACTCGCTGTAGGTATCGTACTTGGTCTTGCTGCACTTGGTGGCGCAATCGGTATGGGAAATACTGCATCTTCAGCAATTTCTGGAACAGCAAGAAATCCTGGTCTTGGTGGTAAACTTGTAACTACAATGTTTATTGCACTTGCGATGATCGAAGCACAAGTTATTTATGCACTTGTTATTTCTTTGATCCTTCTTTACAAAAACCCATTTCTTGGTTAA
- a CDS encoding site-specific integrase, with product MTFQKYASLYLELNEDEWKPSYFDKNRRIINKRFDEFHNMNIKDIKASHIKLWYKKIDGVGNKSKRNYLSVLKGILDVALEDEIIDKNPMIHVALPKYHAPRIKPFTSDDVKRILEGAENYNFNLVYLLAMGFFTGMRTGEILALKRADIDFEKRVIHIRSTISRFGDVKPKTFGSIRDIPILDTLYPYIVKMFERENDNYMMTTQYGNPYHDTHIFCNYWWKPLLKKLGIEYRRPYNMRHTFATNMLYKQLCTPLELSQYLGHSNTRMIYDVYVSYIEGHFTSFKTDILLYS from the coding sequence ATGACTTTCCAAAAATACGCTTCCCTTTATCTTGAACTCAATGAGGACGAATGGAAGCCTTCTTACTTTGATAAAAATAGACGTATCATCAATAAGCGCTTTGATGAATTTCATAACATGAATATCAAAGATATAAAAGCCTCTCACATAAAGCTTTGGTACAAAAAAATAGACGGTGTGGGGAATAAGTCTAAACGAAATTACTTAAGCGTTTTAAAGGGTATTCTTGACGTTGCTTTGGAAGATGAAATAATAGATAAAAACCCTATGATACACGTAGCACTTCCTAAATACCATGCACCACGCATTAAACCTTTTACGAGTGATGATGTCAAACGTATCTTAGAGGGAGCAGAAAACTATAATTTTAACCTTGTTTATCTTTTGGCTATGGGTTTCTTTACGGGAATGAGAACGGGTGAAATATTAGCTCTTAAACGTGCTGATATTGATTTTGAAAAGAGAGTAATTCATATTCGATCTACAATCTCACGTTTTGGTGATGTTAAGCCTAAAACATTCGGGTCAATAAGAGATATTCCTATCCTTGATACGCTTTATCCCTACATCGTAAAAATGTTTGAACGTGAAAATGATAACTACATGATGACAACGCAATACGGTAATCCATACCATGACACGCATATCTTTTGTAACTATTGGTGGAAGCCTTTACTTAAAAAACTAGGTATTGAATATAGACGACCTTATAACATGCGCCATACGTTTGCTACAAATATGCTTTATAAACAACTCTGTACACCGCTTGAATTATCTCAATATCTTGGTCACTCAAATACTCGTATGATTTATGATGTTTATGTAAGTTATATAGAGGGTCACTTCACTTCGTTTAAAACTGATATTTTGCTTTATTCGTAG
- a CDS encoding rolling circle replication-associated protein, whose protein sequence is MKYGLNSFDVENAQTKINRQKEYLSTSNFVTSNGTCKSLLDVSMSANISSRYYAQLVNKVNTLQQAMTNLDLTPIFMTLTLDGWLHDLFYGDYSRFNDDLLCKLPENDRYGYFRTKALLQEAFNAHDLYMVLRWQWDSFFKTRTILNIRKETKIGYLFAVEPHESGVPHAHVLLYVPFSSIDKLKKEFEKIFGASQNIGQDKKRLSPEQIAKGELNGFQWTLTNPVGYILKYVTKSFMDIKNQAQIDELQAWYIKNRIVRFTTSHTLVPQWVYNKVYPLENDWLYLSDLKINSMCEWSAENDYFIFEDIKSGKTLQYERGLYQMFQDGSLVHEFGEMKEIKEPNTMRYRDKFVIREKRKTIKIELFNVKGQKIELYPKPIAHRKNYDLVQYYHKLNPELCNLQHFGLVQNECIKRGLIHGQIQSLNDFNTNFENIGA, encoded by the coding sequence ATGAAATACGGTCTTAACTCTTTTGACGTTGAAAACGCTCAAACAAAAATTAACCGTCAAAAAGAGTATTTATCGACATCAAATTTTGTTACTTCAAACGGTACATGTAAATCATTGCTTGATGTTTCCATGAGTGCGAATATCTCATCACGCTATTATGCTCAACTTGTTAACAAAGTAAACACTCTTCAACAAGCAATGACTAATCTTGATTTAACGCCTATCTTTATGACACTCACGCTTGATGGTTGGCTACACGATCTTTTCTATGGTGACTACTCACGCTTTAATGATGATCTCTTGTGTAAACTTCCTGAAAATGATCGTTACGGATACTTTCGCACTAAAGCCCTACTCCAAGAGGCATTTAATGCACATGATCTTTACATGGTACTAAGATGGCAATGGGATAGCTTTTTTAAAACTCGTACAATCCTCAATATCCGTAAAGAGACTAAAATCGGTTATCTCTTTGCTGTTGAGCCACACGAAAGCGGTGTGCCTCATGCTCATGTTCTGCTCTATGTACCTTTTAGCTCGATTGATAAACTCAAAAAAGAGTTTGAAAAAATCTTTGGCGCTTCTCAAAATATCGGTCAAGATAAAAAACGTCTATCTCCTGAACAGATCGCCAAAGGTGAGCTTAACGGTTTTCAATGGACATTAACTAATCCAGTCGGCTACATACTCAAATATGTCACTAAATCATTCATGGATATTAAAAACCAAGCACAAATAGATGAGCTTCAAGCATGGTACATTAAAAACCGTATTGTCCGCTTTACGACTTCACACACACTCGTGCCTCAATGGGTCTATAACAAAGTCTATCCTTTAGAGAATGATTGGTTATACCTCTCTGATCTTAAAATTAACTCTATGTGCGAGTGGTCTGCTGAAAATGATTACTTCATCTTTGAAGATATAAAAAGTGGTAAAACACTTCAATACGAAAGAGGTCTTTATCAAATGTTCCAAGATGGTTCACTCGTCCATGAGTTTGGCGAAATGAAAGAGATAAAAGAGCCGAACACTATGCGATATAGAGATAAATTCGTGATTAGAGAAAAAAGGAAAACAATCAAAATTGAACTATTTAATGTCAAAGGTCAAAAAATAGAACTGTATCCAAAACCGATAGCACATCGCAAAAACTATGATCTTGTTCAATACTATCACAAACTTAATCCTGAACTCTGCAATCTTCAACACTTTGGATTAGTTCAAAACGAGTGTATTAAGCGTGGACTCATTCACGGTCAAATTCAATCACTCAATGATTTTAACACTAACTTTGAGAATATCGGAGCATAA
- a CDS encoding zonular occludens toxin domain-containing protein: protein MIKVLIGGQGSGKSLTSIHFLFEPVDSPNGKVPRHTLYKRLITNVGGFKPALFKELSGNNDIEIKHEDKYWTKEDLLILFDEQMKEKQKPESERTPTLFIYDECQFGLSTFSTAQANLETCEMISNFFSLQRHYGPCDFLLMTQSLDKVHDKYLGIDFELYIAPEYSMKADPINDIVFDLYDSEGKNIITGGRDKIKYKKQKTIKDKSGNDFNPFMLYVSGDGGRTVEVKKSYWKKYLYIFFVLIIIAIGLFIYTFYSLFGGMKSTPQPVEQNTTKEIPQPKQEYDLSLPPPNSVKGARGNLKKDELSTYDDYVKEPYTNIEAQSLYRVFVMDNVYYIGTQILTLDQFKAFVEKQVFFVISTQPITKRSFYVNLLIHNSAINSFGLSRDFDTTNGTNRAKSTTKNQN, encoded by the coding sequence ATGATTAAGGTGCTGATAGGTGGACAAGGTAGCGGTAAAAGCTTAACCTCTATACATTTTCTCTTTGAGCCTGTGGACTCTCCGAATGGTAAAGTACCACGCCATACCCTCTATAAACGTCTTATTACGAACGTTGGTGGATTTAAACCCGCCCTTTTTAAAGAGCTAAGCGGTAACAATGACATAGAGATCAAACACGAAGATAAATATTGGACAAAAGAAGATCTTTTAATACTCTTTGATGAGCAGATGAAAGAAAAACAAAAGCCCGAATCAGAACGTACTCCAACGCTTTTTATTTATGATGAGTGCCAATTTGGACTAAGTACGTTTTCAACCGCTCAAGCGAACCTAGAAACGTGCGAAATGATCTCAAATTTCTTCTCATTACAGCGACATTACGGTCCTTGTGATTTTCTATTAATGACCCAAAGTCTTGATAAAGTACATGATAAGTATTTAGGTATTGATTTTGAGCTTTACATTGCTCCTGAATACTCCATGAAAGCTGATCCTATCAATGATATTGTTTTCGATTTGTACGACTCGGAAGGTAAAAACATCATCACGGGTGGTCGTGATAAGATCAAATATAAAAAGCAAAAAACCATCAAAGACAAAAGCGGTAATGACTTCAACCCTTTCATGCTCTATGTGAGTGGTGATGGTGGACGTACTGTTGAAGTTAAAAAGTCTTATTGGAAAAAGTACCTTTATATCTTTTTTGTATTAATCATTATCGCAATAGGCTTATTTATTTACACCTTTTATTCTCTCTTTGGTGGCATGAAAAGTACGCCTCAACCAGTCGAGCAGAATACCACAAAAGAAATTCCTCAACCTAAACAAGAGTATGACCTCTCTTTGCCTCCTCCGAACTCCGTTAAAGGCGCACGAGGCAACCTTAAAAAAGATGAGCTTTCTACCTATGACGATTATGTGAAAGAGCCTTACACCAACATTGAAGCTCAAAGCCTTTACCGTGTCTTTGTGATGGATAACGTCTATTACATCGGTACTCAAATTCTTACACTCGACCAGTTTAAAGCCTTTGTAGAAAAACAAGTCTTTTTCGTGATCTCTACACAACCTATCACAAAACGGAGCTTTTACGTCAATCTGCTTATCCATAATTCAGCGATTAATAGCTTTGGACTAAGTAGAGATTTTGACACGACAAACGGCACAAACAGAGCTAAATCAACAACAAAAAATCAGAATTGA
- a CDS encoding type II secretion system protein GspD produces MKAFILSIALMISVYAEPIAPTNYSLRDLAIYVSDTCKKNILISQDIKNMSADYFVVDDLSPDTLFSTFKRIIESKGLFLNDYNDYYIIDEKEYKPIDPANLSNVELTMKVIEINNEKFKEKGFQPKLTSTLNLSTVTTDFKKLTFDKLFSADFEAVLADLESQDYLKIVSEPTVIVANGKSTTMNVGDTVSVKTSSYDSATSTSVRNTYIQKELGLTIKVTPFIQKNGLIILNTSFINETLKKQSDDGLIQTNKKSINSDFNLMDGGSIAIGGLTASQDIKSVSKIPVLGDIPILEYIFAYETNKTVRNTLTIFIQVKVIK; encoded by the coding sequence ATGAAAGCTTTTATCCTCTCTATCGCTTTGATGATAAGCGTCTACGCTGAACCTATTGCACCGACTAATTATTCACTTCGTGATCTCGCTATTTATGTTTCTGATACATGTAAAAAAAACATTCTTATTTCGCAAGATATTAAAAATATGAGTGCTGATTATTTTGTTGTAGATGATCTTAGCCCTGATACTTTATTCTCAACATTTAAAAGGATTATTGAGTCAAAAGGTCTGTTCCTCAATGACTACAACGATTATTACATTATTGACGAAAAAGAGTATAAACCTATCGACCCCGCCAACCTCTCTAATGTTGAACTGACTATGAAAGTTATTGAAATCAATAATGAGAAGTTCAAAGAGAAAGGCTTTCAACCAAAACTAACCTCCACGCTTAATCTCTCAACGGTCACAACGGACTTTAAAAAATTGACATTTGATAAGCTCTTTAGTGCAGATTTTGAGGCGGTCTTAGCGGATTTAGAGTCACAAGACTATTTAAAGATCGTAAGTGAACCTACGGTGATCGTTGCAAATGGTAAATCAACAACCATGAATGTGGGTGACACCGTAAGCGTTAAAACGTCCTCTTATGACTCTGCAACGTCAACCTCTGTGCGTAATACCTACATTCAAAAAGAATTAGGTTTAACGATCAAAGTCACCCCTTTTATTCAAAAGAATGGTCTTATCATTTTAAACACCTCTTTTATCAATGAAACACTGAAAAAACAGAGCGATGATGGACTCATTCAAACCAATAAAAAATCAATCAATAGTGACTTTAACCTTATGGACGGTGGAAGTATTGCTATTGGTGGATTAACAGCAAGTCAAGATATTAAATCTGTCTCTAAAATCCCCGTGCTTGGTGATATTCCTATCTTAGAGTATATCTTCGCATATGAGACAAATAAAACAGTACGCAATACCTTGACTATCTTTATTCAAGTAAAGGTTATCAAATGA
- a CDS encoding thermonuclease family protein: MLKKLIIVSMLSALPLFAVESVGIVTKVTDGDTLHVMIGKKEEKVRILYIDTPEKYSGSKLDKDAKKAGISANDEQELGKLASGYASKFFQNGDKVVIESNKKDQYGRLLGTVNKNGVDYSNQIIKDGFACIYKKAPYPGELEKDLKSAKDEKKGLWTINYDVMNKLCK; encoded by the coding sequence ATGTTAAAAAAATTGATAATTGTTTCTATGCTTTCTGCATTGCCACTTTTTGCAGTAGAAAGTGTGGGTATTGTTACTAAGGTAACTGATGGCGATACATTGCACGTTATGATAGGCAAAAAAGAAGAAAAGGTAAGAATACTCTATATTGATACTCCCGAAAAATATAGTGGCTCAAAACTTGATAAGGACGCAAAGAAAGCGGGTATATCTGCTAATGATGAACAAGAGCTAGGAAAGTTAGCAAGTGGCTATGCTTCTAAGTTTTTTCAAAATGGCGATAAAGTTGTTATTGAGTCAAATAAGAAAGACCAATATGGTCGTTTACTTGGAACTGTAAATAAAAATGGAGTGGACTATTCAAATCAAATTATTAAAGATGGTTTTGCATGTATTTATAAAAAAGCACCTTATCCGGGTGAGCTTGAAAAAGATTTGAAAAGTGCTAAAGATGAGAAAAAAGGTCTTTGGACAATAAATTATGATGTTATGAATAAGTTGTGTAAGTAA
- a CDS encoding DUF3800 domain-containing protein: protein MNFYMVDESGNLGIAEKYFVLGMFNTRERIKVKRILQKFQKDYTHQLEIKGSQLDFTQKQTLINNMKDIDYTIHYMVADKQNTNLFKNNVDKNIIYNYLLSFIAIKVINDNKHLDKFIFHLDNHTIKVKSLNSFAEHIKLKALENDYYGVIEVHYFDSHKHILIQYADIISNVIYGKYERGKEHLYDLLKNKISTSFKFPINDFGK from the coding sequence ATGAATTTTTATATGGTTGATGAGTCTGGGAATTTAGGTATTGCAGAAAAATATTTTGTTTTGGGAATGTTTAATACAAGAGAAAGAATTAAAGTTAAAAGAATATTACAAAAATTTCAAAAAGATTATACTCATCAACTTGAGATTAAAGGTTCTCAACTTGATTTTACACAAAAACAAACACTAATTAATAATATGAAAGATATTGATTATACAATACATTATATGGTTGCTGATAAACAAAATACTAATTTATTTAAAAACAATGTTGATAAAAATATAATTTATAATTATTTACTTTCTTTTATAGCTATAAAGGTAATTAATGATAATAAACATTTAGATAAATTTATATTTCATTTAGATAATCATACTATAAAAGTTAAATCATTAAATAGTTTCGCTGAACACATAAAATTAAAAGCTCTAGAAAATGATTATTATGGTGTAATCGAAGTGCATTATTTTGATTCACATAAACATATACTTATTCAATATGCAGATATTATATCAAATGTTATTTATGGGAAATATGAAAGAGGAAAAGAACATTTATATGATTTATTGAAAAATAAAATAAGCACCTCTTTTAAATTTCCAATAAATGATTTTGGTAAGTAA
- a CDS encoding sensor histidine kinase translates to MAQNTKDILLIHSYHKGYKWSDDISKVIENNFLDKENIFLSTVYMDTKRVDTKEYLEEFYHYYKERFKHYSFDVIIVADNSALEFVQEHYEELFSKSSIVFLGINNFEPSLIKNINHISGVVENVDIEKNIDLILSLHPNLDKILVINEKSITGDAIRKEIDAVAPKYQKRIEIEHVDSMDMDEIASKTGQLSKNSAILWVLLFKDKTGRFFTYKENLQQIRKITNTPIYGLWDFYLDYGIVGGFLTSAISQAEAACKIVDQIFAGKDPSYIPVVEKSPNRYMFDYKELESHRIDASSVVKNYEVINKPFSFYDEYKHYVWLFVATLSSIIMVVLFLMQNVRIRKQSEMALKNQLEFIKVLLDTIPNPIYYTNVAGEYIGSNMAFAKLYDRTKEEMIGKTIFDFFPSEWAEERRKSDLVLLAKKGSETFELMLHLPKKRARLFTLSKAVYSNSDGSLGGIVCVMDDMTERMQHQQFLIQQSKLTEMGEMIAGVAHQWNEPLVELSAIMQDMEFCFNSGEMDRAKMKEFVRDSIIQIQYMSQTLKDFRNFLKPSTRKTLFCAKKALSEVLEIIGRPIFYAHIDLSITYLKDEGTFPVYGYENEFKQVLLNVINNAKNKIVKTRKGSKIMIEVDREIIHTKIVISDDGGHILEKIIGFIFDPYFTTSKNGTGLGLYMAKMIIEDKMGGSIRVQNYGNSTVEFTILVPNAMKGGE, encoded by the coding sequence TTGGCTCAGAACACCAAGGATATTTTATTAATTCATTCGTATCATAAAGGGTATAAATGGAGTGATGATATATCCAAAGTGATTGAGAATAACTTTTTAGATAAAGAGAATATCTTTTTATCCACAGTATATATGGATACCAAGCGCGTTGATACCAAAGAGTATTTAGAAGAGTTTTACCACTACTATAAAGAACGATTTAAACACTATTCTTTTGATGTCATCATTGTTGCAGATAACAGTGCATTAGAATTTGTTCAAGAGCACTATGAAGAGCTTTTCTCTAAGTCTTCCATCGTTTTTTTAGGTATCAATAACTTTGAGCCCTCCCTCATTAAAAATATTAATCATATTAGCGGCGTTGTTGAAAATGTGGATATTGAAAAAAATATTGATTTGATTCTTTCACTGCATCCTAACTTAGATAAGATCCTCGTTATCAATGAAAAATCAATCACGGGGGATGCTATTCGTAAGGAGATTGATGCTGTAGCGCCTAAGTATCAAAAGCGTATAGAGATCGAACATGTTGACAGTATGGACATGGATGAAATTGCTTCCAAAACGGGGCAACTCAGTAAAAATAGTGCCATATTGTGGGTCTTGCTTTTCAAAGATAAAACAGGGCGCTTTTTCACGTATAAAGAAAATTTGCAGCAAATTCGCAAAATTACCAATACGCCCATTTATGGATTATGGGATTTTTACTTGGACTATGGCATTGTGGGAGGTTTTTTAACCAGTGCTATTTCTCAAGCAGAAGCTGCCTGTAAAATAGTAGATCAAATTTTTGCGGGAAAGGATCCGAGTTATATCCCCGTTGTTGAGAAGAGTCCCAATCGTTATATGTTTGACTACAAAGAATTAGAGAGCCATAGAATTGATGCATCTTCAGTTGTAAAAAATTATGAAGTTATCAACAAACCTTTCTCTTTTTATGATGAGTACAAACATTATGTATGGCTTTTCGTGGCAACTTTAAGTTCAATTATTATGGTTGTTCTCTTTTTGATGCAAAATGTACGTATTCGAAAACAGAGTGAGATGGCGCTTAAAAACCAATTGGAATTTATCAAAGTTTTACTCGATACTATCCCCAACCCTATTTATTATACCAATGTCGCAGGCGAGTATATTGGGAGCAATATGGCATTTGCTAAACTTTATGATCGCACGAAAGAAGAGATGATTGGAAAAACAATTTTTGATTTTTTCCCTAGCGAATGGGCAGAAGAGAGGCGCAAGAGCGACCTTGTCCTTTTAGCGAAAAAAGGCTCTGAAACCTTTGAACTCATGCTTCATCTTCCTAAAAAAAGGGCACGGCTTTTTACACTTAGCAAAGCTGTTTACAGTAATAGTGATGGCAGTCTGGGTGGAATTGTATGTGTGATGGATGATATGACTGAGCGCATGCAGCATCAGCAATTTTTAATTCAGCAATCTAAACTCACAGAAATGGGAGAAATGATCGCAGGTGTCGCACATCAATGGAATGAACCTTTGGTAGAGCTTTCGGCGATTATGCAAGATATGGAGTTTTGTTTCAACAGCGGCGAAATGGATCGTGCGAAAATGAAAGAGTTTGTACGCGATTCCATTATTCAAATACAGTATATGTCTCAAACACTGAAAGATTTTCGTAATTTCCTTAAGCCATCGACTCGTAAAACACTTTTTTGTGCGAAAAAGGCACTCAGCGAAGTCCTCGAGATTATTGGCAGACCGATCTTTTATGCGCATATTGATCTATCGATAACCTACCTCAAAGATGAGGGAACATTTCCTGTTTACGGTTATGAAAATGAGTTTAAGCAGGTATTACTTAACGTTATCAATAATGCCAAAAATAAGATTGTCAAAACGCGCAAGGGTTCAAAAATTATGATTGAAGTGGATCGTGAAATTATCCATACGAAAATTGTGATTAGCGATGATGGTGGACATATTTTAGAAAAAATTATTGGTTTTATCTTTGATCCTTACTTTACGACAAGTAAAAATGGGACAGGGCTTGGGTTATACATGGCAAAAATGATTATTGAAGATAAAATGGGTGGAAGTATTCGTGTGCAAAATTATGGAAATAGTACGGTAGAATTTACCATTCTAGTTCCCAATGCAATGAAAGGTGGCGAATGA
- a CDS encoding response regulator transcription factor, whose translation MKILLLEDNARLNATITKRLEAKGYAIDTFVDGKAAYDAMDNGYGCYILDINVPSLDGIEILKNVRDFYPETPVIIISSSVELEVIKDAYSYGCNDFLKKPFFIDELEIKIEKLCNIRNDIVDLGHDCQFDFKTSLLRIGSCEEHLSRKEKLLLNVLISEKGKVVSFDKIQAMVWEGNFASLDSIRSLMRRLRKKIPFECIETVVDVGYILRY comes from the coding sequence ATGAAAATTTTACTTTTGGAAGACAATGCCCGTCTTAATGCGACCATTACAAAACGGTTAGAAGCAAAAGGTTATGCGATTGATACTTTTGTAGATGGCAAAGCGGCGTATGATGCGATGGATAATGGCTATGGATGTTATATTTTAGATATCAATGTTCCAAGTCTTGATGGCATTGAAATTCTAAAAAATGTACGTGATTTTTATCCTGAAACGCCTGTTATTATCATCAGCTCCAGTGTCGAGCTTGAAGTGATCAAAGATGCTTACAGTTATGGCTGTAATGATTTTTTGAAAAAGCCTTTTTTTATTGATGAACTTGAGATCAAAATTGAGAAATTGTGCAACATACGCAATGATATTGTTGATCTTGGACATGACTGTCAGTTTGATTTTAAGACAAGTTTATTACGAATAGGAAGTTGTGAAGAACATCTTTCGCGTAAAGAAAAACTTCTGCTTAATGTCTTAATCAGCGAAAAAGGGAAAGTTGTTTCGTTTGATAAAATTCAAGCGATGGTATGGGAAGGTAATTTTGCAAGCCTTGATTCTATTCGCTCTTTGATGCGAAGACTTAGGAAAAAAATTCCTTTTGAATGTATCGAAACGGTTGTAGATGTGGGGTACATCTTACGCTATTAA